The Panthera uncia isolate 11264 chromosome C1 unlocalized genomic scaffold, Puncia_PCG_1.0 HiC_scaffold_3, whole genome shotgun sequence genome includes a region encoding these proteins:
- the PRKAG3 gene encoding 5'-AMP-activated protein kinase subunit gamma-3 isoform X2, which yields MEHALRRNPSWSSLGGPERQEMSCLEQGENTSWPSPAMTAGSERSHEKQGAKASRWTRQEAVAEGQLPGLGEDPQAKPPAEYAGLEATFPKATHLSQAAPLAKVGAPPTEWDIFPPNHEASAAGSSTDELELDIGFPATASWGYELGLVEERPALCPSPRALLPRLGWDDELQKPGALVYMHFMQEHTCYDAMATSSKLVIFDTTLEIKKAFFALVANGIRAAPLWDSKKQSFVGMLTITDFILVLHRYYRSPLVQIYEIEEHKIETWREIYLQGCFKPLVSISPSSSLFEAVYTLIKNRIHRLPVLDPVSGAVLHILTHKRLLKFLHIFGSLLPQPSFLSRTIQDLGIGTFRDLAVVLDTAPILTALDIFVDRRVSALPVVNEAGQVVGLYSRFDVIHLAAQQTYNHLDMSVGEALKQRTLCLEGVLSCQPHESLGEVIDRIAREQVHRLVLVDETQHLLGVVSLSDILQALVLSPAGIDALGA from the exons ATGGAGCACGCACTGCGCCGG AACCCATCCTGGAGCAGCCTTGGGGGACCTGAGCGTCAAG AGATGAGCTGTCTAGAACAAGGAGAGAACACTTCATGGCCATCGCCGGCCATGACCGCAGGCTCAGAAAGAAGCCATGAGAAACAGGGGGCCAAGGCCTCGAGGTGGACAAGGCAGGAGGCTGTGGCGGAAGGGCAGCTGCCGGGTCTGGGGGAAG ATCCCCAGGCCAAGCCACCTGCTGAGTACGCCGGGCTGGAGGCCACGTTCCCCAAGGCCACACACTTGTCCCAGGCTGCTCCTTTGGCCAAAGTGGGCGCCCCACCAACAGAGTGGGACATCTTCCCCCCTAACCACGAAGCCTCGGCCGCTGGCTCCAGCACAGACGAGCTGGAGCTGGACATAGGGTTCCCAGCCACAGCATCGTGGGGGTATGAGCTCGGCCTGGTGGAAGAGAGGCCTGCCCTGTGCCCATCCCCACGGGCCCTGTTACCCAGGCTGGGCTGGGACGACGAACTGCAGAAGCCGGGGGCCCTGGTCTACATGCACTTCATGCAGGAGCACACCTGCTACGACGCCATGGCAACCAGTTCCAAGCTGGTCATCTTCGACACCACGCTGGAG ATCAAGAAGGCCTTCTTTGCCCTAGTGGCCAACGGCATCCGGGCGGCACCGCTGTGGGACAGCAAGAAGCAGAGCTTCGTGg GGATGCTGACCATCACAGACTTCATCCTGGTGCTGCATCGCTATTACAGGTCCCCGCTG GTCCAGATCTATGAGATTGAAGAACATAAGATTGAGACCTGGAGAG AGATCTACCTTCAAGGCTGCTTCAAGCCTCTGGTCTCCATTTCTCCCAGCAGCAG CCTGTTTGAAGCCGTCTACACCCTCATCAAGAACCGGATCCACCGTCTGCCGGTCCTGGACCCGGTCTCAGGCGCcgtgctccacatcctcacacaCAAGCGACTGCTCAAGTTCCTGCACATCTTT GgctccctgctgccccagccctccttcctctcccgCACCATCCAAGATCTGGGCATTGGCACATTCCGAGACTTGGCCGTGGTGCTGGACACGGCGCCCATCCTGACGGCCCTGGACATCTTTGTGGACCGGCGCGTGTCTGCGCTGCCTGTGGTCAACGAAGCTG GACAAGTCGTGGGCCTCTACTCCCGCTTCGATGTGATT CACCTGGCTGCCCAGCAAACCTACAACCACCTGGACATGAGTGTGGGCGAAGCCCTGAAGCAGAGGACACTGTGTCTGGAAGGAGTCCTTTCCTGCCAGCCCCATGAGAGCTTGGGGGAAGTCATCGACCGGATTGCCCGGGAGCAG GTACACCGGCTGGTGCTGGTGGACGAGACCCAGCATCTCCTGGGCGTGGTGTCCCTCTCCGACATCCTTCAGGCACTGGTGCTCAGCCCTGCTGGCATCGATGCCCTCGGTGCCTGA
- the PRKAG3 gene encoding 5'-AMP-activated protein kinase subunit gamma-3 isoform X1, with protein MWCPACLGMVGCVFPSVSKCWCMGVFAGVHLCVHACACLHAHTWWERKLPVGSGMQGVSPPLQTFFSSQNPSWSSLGGPERQEMSCLEQGENTSWPSPAMTAGSERSHEKQGAKASRWTRQEAVAEGQLPGLGEDPQAKPPAEYAGLEATFPKATHLSQAAPLAKVGAPPTEWDIFPPNHEASAAGSSTDELELDIGFPATASWGYELGLVEERPALCPSPRALLPRLGWDDELQKPGALVYMHFMQEHTCYDAMATSSKLVIFDTTLEIKKAFFALVANGIRAAPLWDSKKQSFVGMLTITDFILVLHRYYRSPLVQIYEIEEHKIETWREIYLQGCFKPLVSISPSSSLFEAVYTLIKNRIHRLPVLDPVSGAVLHILTHKRLLKFLHIFGSLLPQPSFLSRTIQDLGIGTFRDLAVVLDTAPILTALDIFVDRRVSALPVVNEAGQVVGLYSRFDVIHLAAQQTYNHLDMSVGEALKQRTLCLEGVLSCQPHESLGEVIDRIAREQVHRLVLVDETQHLLGVVSLSDILQALVLSPAGIDALGA; from the exons ATGTGGTGCCCTGCATGTCTGGGAATGGTTGGATGTGTTTTTCCGAGTGTGTCTAAGTGTTGGTGTATGGGTGTGTTTGCGGGGGTGCAcctgtgcgtgcatgcgtgtgcgtgcTTGCACGCGCACACGTGGTGGGAAAGGAAGCTACCCGTGGGTTCGGGGATGCAGGGCGTTTCCCCACCCCTTCAGACATTCTTCTCCTCACAGAACCCATCCTGGAGCAGCCTTGGGGGACCTGAGCGTCAAG AGATGAGCTGTCTAGAACAAGGAGAGAACACTTCATGGCCATCGCCGGCCATGACCGCAGGCTCAGAAAGAAGCCATGAGAAACAGGGGGCCAAGGCCTCGAGGTGGACAAGGCAGGAGGCTGTGGCGGAAGGGCAGCTGCCGGGTCTGGGGGAAG ATCCCCAGGCCAAGCCACCTGCTGAGTACGCCGGGCTGGAGGCCACGTTCCCCAAGGCCACACACTTGTCCCAGGCTGCTCCTTTGGCCAAAGTGGGCGCCCCACCAACAGAGTGGGACATCTTCCCCCCTAACCACGAAGCCTCGGCCGCTGGCTCCAGCACAGACGAGCTGGAGCTGGACATAGGGTTCCCAGCCACAGCATCGTGGGGGTATGAGCTCGGCCTGGTGGAAGAGAGGCCTGCCCTGTGCCCATCCCCACGGGCCCTGTTACCCAGGCTGGGCTGGGACGACGAACTGCAGAAGCCGGGGGCCCTGGTCTACATGCACTTCATGCAGGAGCACACCTGCTACGACGCCATGGCAACCAGTTCCAAGCTGGTCATCTTCGACACCACGCTGGAG ATCAAGAAGGCCTTCTTTGCCCTAGTGGCCAACGGCATCCGGGCGGCACCGCTGTGGGACAGCAAGAAGCAGAGCTTCGTGg GGATGCTGACCATCACAGACTTCATCCTGGTGCTGCATCGCTATTACAGGTCCCCGCTG GTCCAGATCTATGAGATTGAAGAACATAAGATTGAGACCTGGAGAG AGATCTACCTTCAAGGCTGCTTCAAGCCTCTGGTCTCCATTTCTCCCAGCAGCAG CCTGTTTGAAGCCGTCTACACCCTCATCAAGAACCGGATCCACCGTCTGCCGGTCCTGGACCCGGTCTCAGGCGCcgtgctccacatcctcacacaCAAGCGACTGCTCAAGTTCCTGCACATCTTT GgctccctgctgccccagccctccttcctctcccgCACCATCCAAGATCTGGGCATTGGCACATTCCGAGACTTGGCCGTGGTGCTGGACACGGCGCCCATCCTGACGGCCCTGGACATCTTTGTGGACCGGCGCGTGTCTGCGCTGCCTGTGGTCAACGAAGCTG GACAAGTCGTGGGCCTCTACTCCCGCTTCGATGTGATT CACCTGGCTGCCCAGCAAACCTACAACCACCTGGACATGAGTGTGGGCGAAGCCCTGAAGCAGAGGACACTGTGTCTGGAAGGAGTCCTTTCCTGCCAGCCCCATGAGAGCTTGGGGGAAGTCATCGACCGGATTGCCCGGGAGCAG GTACACCGGCTGGTGCTGGTGGACGAGACCCAGCATCTCCTGGGCGTGGTGTCCCTCTCCGACATCCTTCAGGCACTGGTGCTCAGCCCTGCTGGCATCGATGCCCTCGGTGCCTGA